Genomic DNA from Alphaproteobacteria bacterium:
GGTGACGACGATCACCAGCGAGGGCGACGACTATGCCCGCACCGTGGCGGCGCGCCTGGAACAAGCCGGCCTCAGGGTCGAGCTAGATCTGAGCAACGAAAAGATCAATTACAAGGTGCGCCAGCATTCACTGGCCAAGGTGCCGGCCATCATCGCCATCGGCAAACGCGAGGCGGCCGAGGGCAGCGTGGCGCTGCGCCGCCTTGGTGACAAGGGCCAACAAAGTCTTGAACTCGAAGAAGCGCTAGCTAAACTTAAGTCCGAGGCCCGGATGCCCGGGGCTTGAGAACAGCAACCGCTGAGCTACGTCAACAACAAGGAGTACGATAGATCGCAAGAAGACCGATGATGGCGCCGCCGACCCGCGAGGGTCCGCGCGTCAACGAGATGATCGACGATGCCGAGGTCAGGCTGGTCGATCAGGAAGGCAACATGGTGGGCGTCGTGTCCGTCGATAACGCACGGGAGACCGCCGCCGAGGCGGGTCTCGATCTGGTGGAGATGGCGCCCGGCGCCGAACCGCCGGTCTGCAAGATCCTCGATTACGGCAAATTCAAATACCAGGCCCAGAAAAAGGCCAACGTCGCCCGCAAGAAACAGAAAACCACCGAACTCAAAGAAATCAAGATGCGTCCCGGCATCGACACCC
This window encodes:
- the infC gene encoding translation initiation factor IF-3, with the protein product MMAPPTREGPRVNEMIDDAEVRLVDQEGNMVGVVSVDNARETAAEAGLDLVEMAPGAEPPVCKILDYGKFKYQAQKKANVARKKQKTTELKEIKMRPGIDTHDYDVKMRSITKFIGNGDKVKVTLRFRGREMVHLDLGMKVLDRVRDEVVEIAKVEQFPVMEGRLMTMVIAPK